CTTGATCCGACAAACATTGAGCAGGAGGAGGGGTTCAAGATTTTTCTTTTCCACACTGCACTTGCAGAACTTAAACCTGTGGAGCTTGAAAAAATGGAGGCACAGCCTGTTTCTTTTCTCCCGAAGAATTGCAATTATTACGCAGGAGGGCATGTTCATATTGTGAAGCACGCGTCACTTCCTGGCTATCAGAACCTTGTCTATCCTGGTCCTCTCTTTCCCAACAGCTTTTCTGAACTCGAAAAATTACAAAACGGCGGCTTTTATCTTTATGATAATGGCAATCTTCGGTATGTACCAATCGTTTTACATCCAGTTATTGCGCTTTCTGTTGTTGCTCATCATTGTTCCGCGCAGGATGTGTACAAGATGCTTTTTGACAACATTACTTCTTGCGATCCAAACAACGCAATTGTTCTGCTTCGTGTTACTGGGGAACTTTCTGAAGGAAAATCCAGTGATATTGACTTCAAAACATTGCGCGATCTCCTTGAACAGCGCGGCGCATGGTCTGTACTGAAAAATACTTCTTTGCTCAAAACAAAAGAATTTTCCGCAATTACTGTCAAAGGAGCAAGCACACAGGATATTGAGGAAAAAGTGCTTGCAGAACACATTGGACAATTTTCTTCCTCGCTTTTTTCTGCTGAAGAGCAAAAACAATTGACTCTGCAATTATTGCATCTTCTGAATACAGAAAAATTAGAGGGAGAAAGGGTTGCTGATTTTGAGAATAGAGTTCGAAAGGATGCGCAGGACGTTATTACACTTTAGATTAAAGCAATAGTATATTCGTTTCTATCCAAATATCCAAGAAAATATTTTTGCGAGAATTCCTTTGCTCTCTTTTGGTTCTTCTGTTGTTGTGCTTGTTTGTTCTTCGTTATCTTTCGCGTCTATTGAAAGACCGGTGACATCATAGCCGCTAATTCTTACGACGGTGCTGTCTCCTACTTCTTTCATTGCCACTTCTTCAACTTCACCTGTTTCTGTTTCTTCTTTGTCACCAAAATAAAATTGAACGACTGTTTCTCCAATAATCTCTTCTTTTATTTCACTTTCTTTCTCTTCTTCCATTCCAGAATAGATAAATTCGCATCTATCCCCTGTTTTTGATTCACTGTTGACAGGATAGACTTCCTGTACATATATGGTGATGCCATCTACAGTTACTTTATCTCTTCGATCGACGACCACTGTTTTTCCATTGACCTTGAAAATACACGCGCTGTCTTCTTGTGTATCTCCAGTACTGACGTCGATAAGGACGATGGATTGCTCTGCCGCGAGGGCGATTGTACTTACTGTAAGAATGCCTATTAAGAATAGAATCAGTGCACTTTTTATTTTCCGTTCTTTTTGGTGTTTCATCTTTTTTTGATGTTTGTTTATTTCTTTGAGAACCATTCTATATATATTTTGTTTTTATTGTGAAATTTGGGTTTACTTCGGACCAAAGGTCCGTAGTATTACGAGCATAGCTCGAAATAATACCCCCCTGCTTGCTGTGACCCAATTTCACAATTCCACAGACGCACCGAATTGCGAGCGGGCAATACTCTGCAGCTTGCTGCGATTGGGATGCCCTGCGAGCGGTGCGTCTGTGTTATTATGCTCCTTTATCTTCATTTTGTCTTTATTCTATATCAAAAAGACCCCATTGCACAATTCTTTCGCCATACTCTGAGCAAAGCTCAGAGAACTTTGATCAGAGATCAAAGAATTGGAAGCGAGATCAAGTACGACCATTTCGAATCTTCGATTCGTAATGAATTGGAACACGTTCCAATCACTCACTCCGTTCGGTCGTACGCTCAACTACTGCTCTTATTCGCAATGATGGTTTATGTTGTTTGTGCAATGGGTCCCCCTGACACTTTGCTTTTGTTTGCGCGTGTCTTTATTTATTCTGCTGAGCGATTATAAACTATTTTTTCTTCTTCTTACTCTAACCCAATCCCTTCGAATGTTAATTTCTCCTGCATCCCATTTCGTCCAACACGTTCAATATCTTTCTCTGCGTATTCTTTGAATAACGGCGTCTTTATTGGTATCGCAAACCGCGCGAAATTACTGGTAATCACTGCTTCTCCTTTATCGAGACTTGCGATATTCCTGCCATCCTGACTGAGATCTTGCGCAGCGCTTTCGATGATTGCCTGGCGCTCCGCCGCCATTTCTGTGCCGAGAATTATTTTTGTATTCATATTCGCAAGAATTTCCCGTGGAATCAAACTTGGCAGCTGCGTGATCGCGCATAATCCCACTTGGAACTTTCTGCCTTCTCTCGCGATCGTACTAAAGATGTTTCCTCCTCGTTCAATCACGTCTTTTCCTAAGACTCGTGGCGCTTCTTCTAGCACGATTGAGATAACTGGTTTTTGCCTGAGTGTGCCGAGGCGTTTGTACTGCTGATAGCGCTGCAAAATTTCTGTACTGATCATGGAGCCAATCAACAATTCTGTCGCTCCTTTGAAACTTGACGTATCTATTATGACTGTCTTTTTCTCTTCCAATTCTGTGGCAATATCTTTTATTGTTGTTTTTCCCGCGCTCAAATCAAAAATTCCTTGGCTGTTGAGTTGTTGTCCATTCCATTCTAAATCCAACAAACTCAGAAGACGTCGTCTTACCACTGTTACTGTCGCTTCATTGAAATTGCCTGTTCTTTCTAACTGCACATTCATAATGATCTTTTCGATCCATGTATTCCCATACTCTCTGTAATACGCGTAGAGCGCTTGTTCCTGCGGATCGCTCCACTGCACCACTCCCGCAAAATGCTGTGGCTTAATCAGTGTAATATTAATTCTCAGTGTTTTCGCGCCAATCGGTGGATCTTTTGGAGTATAATAACTGACTCGCTCTTTGTAGGGGTGATCTTTGAGACCAATTCCTTCATGGTCTCTGCCGTAATACTCGTCGTGCGGATCAAGGACAAGAATTCCGCAATACTCCTGTTTTGTCGCGTCCCAAAGCATGACTGAAGTGAGGTTTGATTTTCCTTTTCCTGTTGTCGCGCTAATAAGAATGTGGTGGCTGAACACTTCTTTTCCTGGAAGATACACTTCAACAGGCAATGTTTTGCTGCCGCTTCGCAATTTTCCCATAAATAGTGGTTCATCAGGCGTTGTCATAAACGCGACATCTTCTTCTCTTATTTCACGGACTGCCGCGAGAAACGGTGGAAGCGCTTTGCACGCGCCAACGCTTTCGTTTTGTATACTGATGATTCCTTTTGCCACCGCGAGCTTGTAATTTCTTAGCTCTGGCTCCATAATCTGTATTGTTTCTTCTTCAAAGAATTCTTTTTTTGTTCCATTTTCCAGTTGCATGCCCGAAATCAATTCGACATGCTGCTCTGAAAGCTGGCTGCCATAAATAAGATCAAAAACCTGCAACAGTATTTTTTGTCCATTCGCTTCTGCGACAAGAAGTTCCCCTAACTCAATATCCGCGCCTGCTTTTTCCCGAATGAGTATTTTTCCAATCTCTCCACGGATGACAAGCCCTTTTTTCATAGATTTTGTGATCGCTGTGCGCTATATAAAGCTTTAGATTCGTCTCCACTCTGGAATGGAAAATTATATAAAGATTGTTCATTCATGTTTTCTTAGGGATGACCAGTGGCAACGACTTCTAAAGATAACAAAGAGAATCCTGTCTTGAAACAGGAAAAAGACCGGCTTGCGCGCGAATTTGTTCATCTTGAAAAGACACAGAAGACAGGCATGCTTTCTTCTCAGGAATATTCCACCGCGAAAAAATCCCTTGAAAAAAAACAGCGTTTCATTGAACAAAAAGAAAAACAAGAAACCGCGAAAGAGAAAGCTGTTGAAGAAATATTAGGCAGCGCGTCTATTCTTCCTGTTTCGAGTAAATCTTCTTCATCTTTACCTCCACAGGATCAGGTTTCTGACAAAAAGCGCCATCAGAAATATTTTATGAAACTCGATACTCCTAAACAGCAGCCTTCCCCTGTATTAGAAAAAACTAAGTTAGAAAAAACTAAGGGAAATCTCAAGGAAGATACAAAGGAGAACCTCAAAGAAAATCTAAAAGAGCATTCTAAAAAAGGATATGATAAACATTCTGATAGAAAAATTCTTAAGAAAGCAGAAAAGAAAAAAGAGCCAGAAACTCCTGCAGTTCAAATTATTTCTGTTGATAAGAAGCCAGTAGAGCAGCATCCTCAGCCAGAACAACATCAGCACGTCCATAGGGAAACTTCATCTGCATCCAGCTCATTTGGTTCACCAATACAACCTTCTCTTTCTTCAGAAGAATACAAAGATATTGATGACCTTACTCCTGATGATGAAAATCACTGGCGCTTCGCGCTTGCGTTGTTGACGATCTTTCTCTTGATTTTACTCTATGTCAAATTCACGTCGTATGGAAATGCCGCTGATGTTATTACACTGGACGCCTATCTTGATCCTACTTCCTCTTATAGCAAGGATATGTATCTTGCGCTTCAGTCTCTCATTGGAGAATACGGCGATGCGCTCTGGGTTGATTATCATCTTATCGGCGTCACGGACCACGCGATTCTTGTGAGTCACGCCATGTTTTGCGCGGAGAAAGAAGGCCATGGGACAGAATATCTTTCGTATTATTTTGCTCAGGATGTTCTTGCATCTGACATGGAAAGTATGTTGTCTTACGCAACTGCTCTCGGTCTTGACAGCGCCGCGTTTGAAATTTGCCTCTCTGATACCTCTTATGCCACACTTTATGCGGAACAGCAAGCGCAGGCAAAAGAACTTGACATCACCTATACCCCCACTCTTCTTGTGAATAATAAGAAAATAGTTGGCGCAGTTGGCGCGGACGCTATTCGCGTTGTTCTGGATCAGGAATTGACAAAGATTGGATAATGGATAGCTTTTGAGCGTGTCCATAGAGCGATAGGATTAAATAGTTCTTTCTCTTAAGCGATTGCATGAGCAAGAAGCGCAAGAAGTTGGATCAGCCTTTGAACACTACACTTGATAAGAAAGATGCTTCGATATCTCCTTCTTCTCCTCACGCGCTTCATCATTCTGTCAAAGATGATATTATCGCTGTTCTTCGTAACGGCATTAAAGCATTGCTCAAAGGAGATCTTGTCGCGCTTCGTGAAGAAAGCGATCACATCATTCACTGCTCCGCGATATTTCAGCGCCAAGAGTCCATTCAAACAGCTGTTGTTATTTACGCGCTCGCGAAAATTCTCGAACGAGGAAAAACCATTGACGCAAAAGTGATTGCGGCAATAGAAAAAGCAATTAGTTTTATGCAGGCAGATAATCTTCGCGGTTTTAATACAGAAATCAAAGCGATTTATGACATGATCGGCGCTGTTGATGATCAGCTCAGCATGTACATGCAGCACGTTGTTACAGAAGCGCAAATCAAAAAAGGGTCACGTATTTATGAGCACGGCATTTCTCTTGGACAAACTGCGCAGATCTTTGGTTTATCCCAATGGGAACTCATGAAATATGTGGGAAAAACTCGTGTCAGTGAAGAGGCAGGGGACATTGTGCCTATTCGTACTCGCATTACTTTTGCACGAACACTCTTTAATTCAAATGGTGTTTTGCGAGGTACAGGAAAATGACTAAAGCACTTGTCTTTGATACAGGGCCTATCATTAGTTTGACCATTAATAATCTTCTTTGGGTTCTTGAGAGTCTTAAGAATGAGTACAAAGGAGAATTCTATATCACTCCTGCAGTCTATGATGAATTGATTAGCAAGCCCTTGAATACGCGCAAGTATAAATTAGAAGCACTTCAAGTTTTACCTTATATCACAAAAGGAACGCTTAAGATTTACAACAATCTTCCCATGATCAGCATTGCAAAGGATGTCGCGGATTACGCGAATCATTCCTTTGAAATTGATGGTAATTTTATTGAAATTGTGCACAAAGGTGAAATTGAAGCAGTCGCAACAGCAATTTCTTTACAGGCAGACGCAATTGTTATCGATGAGCGAACAACGCGGCATCTCATTGAAAGTCCTGAAAAAATCGCGTGGCACATGGAAAGCACTATGCATCAAAAAGTTTTGATTAACAGGCAAAATCTCAATAAAGTGAAAGAACTTGTTGGCACATTACGGGTTATTCGCTCTGTTGAACTCGTGACCATCGCGTACGAAAAAGGATTTCTTAATCGATTTACGGATAACGCATCGACAAAAATTGTCCCTAATATTAAACAGGCTGTTCTTGAAGGAGCGCTTTGGGGTGTCAAATTAAATGGATGTTCTGTTAAAGAGCAGGAAATTGTGGATATATTGAAGATGGAGAAATAAAAAATATTTTCGTTCTTACTTTCTCTTCTTTGGTTTCCGGAGAATAATTTTACTTAACGAAAGCGCTTCTTTTTCAAACTCTTTTGTTTCGTTTCTTAATTCTTCAAATGTGGGGATGTGTTTCTTTTCCTCTTTCTTCGCGCGGAGAAGCGCAGGGACTTCTCTTGCTTTAATTTTTATTCTTTGGCGAAGCTTGAGCTTGTTTTTTGGTTTCTTCGTGTTTTTTTTCATGCTTCTTTTTTCGACTTTCTTTACCATTATCTCTTATTTTGTGTTATCGTCCTATTTAATAATTTCTAAATTAATCATCGTTTGTTTGTATTTTTGAAAGAGTTTCTTATTATTGCTCATAGCATTCTCTCATGAATCTCCGCTTTCCCTATTGACGAACAGGGTGATTCACTTTGTCTTCACTACTTTTATATATTCCACTCTTTCTTTGTACTGCATGGAGAAGGCTCAGTTGAACGTAATATTCAAACAATTG
The sequence above is drawn from the Candidatus Woesearchaeota archaeon genome and encodes:
- a CDS encoding DNA repair exonuclease, yielding MKFSHLADCHIGSWRDEKLNSLSTDAFIRALDISMQEQVDFILIAGDIFNTSLPAIEKLKTATKKLKQVKDYGIPAYIIPGSHDFSPSGKTMLDVLEHAGLFINVVKGTVTPENKLQLRFTIDPKTGAKITGLLGRKGSLERRYYETLDPTNIEQEEGFKIFLFHTALAELKPVELEKMEAQPVSFLPKNCNYYAGGHVHIVKHASLPGYQNLVYPGPLFPNSFSELEKLQNGGFYLYDNGNLRYVPIVLHPVIALSVVAHHCSAQDVYKMLFDNITSCDPNNAIVLLRVTGELSEGKSSDIDFKTLRDLLEQRGAWSVLKNTSLLKTKEFSAITVKGASTQDIEEKVLAEHIGQFSSSLFSAEEQKQLTLQLLHLLNTEKLEGERVADFENRVRKDAQDVITL
- a CDS encoding ATP-binding protein; the encoded protein is MKKGLVIRGEIGKILIREKAGADIELGELLVAEANGQKILLQVFDLIYGSQLSEQHVELISGMQLENGTKKEFFEEETIQIMEPELRNYKLAVAKGIISIQNESVGACKALPPFLAAVREIREEDVAFMTTPDEPLFMGKLRSGSKTLPVEVYLPGKEVFSHHILISATTGKGKSNLTSVMLWDATKQEYCGILVLDPHDEYYGRDHEGIGLKDHPYKERVSYYTPKDPPIGAKTLRINITLIKPQHFAGVVQWSDPQEQALYAYYREYGNTWIEKIIMNVQLERTGNFNEATVTVVRRRLLSLLDLEWNGQQLNSQGIFDLSAGKTTIKDIATELEEKKTVIIDTSSFKGATELLIGSMISTEILQRYQQYKRLGTLRQKPVISIVLEEAPRVLGKDVIERGGNIFSTIAREGRKFQVGLCAITQLPSLIPREILANMNTKIILGTEMAAERQAIIESAAQDLSQDGRNIASLDKGEAVITSNFARFAIPIKTPLFKEYAEKDIERVGRNGMQEKLTFEGIGLE
- a CDS encoding thioredoxin domain-containing protein encodes the protein MATTSKDNKENPVLKQEKDRLAREFVHLEKTQKTGMLSSQEYSTAKKSLEKKQRFIEQKEKQETAKEKAVEEILGSASILPVSSKSSSSLPPQDQVSDKKRHQKYFMKLDTPKQQPSPVLEKTKLEKTKGNLKEDTKENLKENLKEHSKKGYDKHSDRKILKKAEKKKEPETPAVQIISVDKKPVEQHPQPEQHQHVHRETSSASSSFGSPIQPSLSSEEYKDIDDLTPDDENHWRFALALLTIFLLILLYVKFTSYGNAADVITLDAYLDPTSSYSKDMYLALQSLIGEYGDALWVDYHLIGVTDHAILVSHAMFCAEKEGHGTEYLSYYFAQDVLASDMESMLSYATALGLDSAAFEICLSDTSYATLYAEQQAQAKELDITYTPTLLVNNKKIVGAVGADAIRVVLDQELTKIG